One region of Rana temporaria chromosome 9, aRanTem1.1, whole genome shotgun sequence genomic DNA includes:
- the LOC120914603 gene encoding LOW QUALITY PROTEIN: inversin-B-like (The sequence of the model RefSeq protein was modified relative to this genomic sequence to represent the inferred CDS: deleted 2 bases in 2 codons; substituted 1 base at 1 genomic stop codon), with product MNGPPQGSSLASPIHAAAVTGTRRRLLRLIGSNSDLIDQEDQLGRSPLMYSVLGDRRACAEALLRCGAQVNRSDRSGRTALHLAAQTGNHRLLKLLLSRRADCTHRDLRDITALHLSTRHKDTHCLALLLKHTPPGQVDAQDQRKQTALHWSAYYNRPRHVRLLVRHGSNIGIPDLEGKIPLHWAAGHKDPEAALTVRCLLEAAPTESLLNWQDYEGRTPLHLAVGDGNQEVVRLLTSYRGCNVTPYDNLFRTPLHWAALLGHTPIANLLLERNRSPNIPSDSQGATPLHYAAQGNCPDTVRVLLAHPSVKDEADLEGRTAFMWAAGKGSDETIKVMLELDSELEINRTDKYGGTALHAASLSGHISTIRILLQNGAQVDAADVMKHTPLFRACEMGHREVIYTLIKGGAKVHLVDKDGRSPLHWAALGGNANVCQILIENNINPNAQDYEGRTPLQCAAYGGYIGCMEVLMENKADPNIQDKNGRTALHWSCNNGYLDAVKLLLHYNAFPNQMESIEERYTPLDYALLGGHQEVIQFMLEHGALSIAAIQDIAASKIQAVYKGHKVRRAFRDRKNLLMKHEQLRKDAAAKKREGVSQRKIKVTSLAKVGRMRTNRPTLLRDSRTEGAAXIQQKSTTEEKRLEGAGRTKIKERQSRAGHASPRQGEVCDPSRAPSRISHAMSCPTELSVKEYDEEGQNNKCKRSSRHRKEHCSSPVHEERCQSQKDYHRISPKEIKEGSQLSLKAECNTRPCVMEKDCAEKVTSKELIVEKPLKGSKIHKKKKADTDMVTQIMASCSITEPHSPRISKEPDGIVIQVTSNGDNSSKNKEISGRRHSERKSSSARAGQQIASGGQTTCDEERPSRKTRQRTSSSRSRHSKQADLERKGVNFSPTSLINASRMPAIPRDSLRAGLSLAQWQQLDIELIPLEARLQLVEREKARKQLFQRKNQAAVLIQRAWRKHRSKKTGWTVYSARVL from the exons ATGAACGGCCCTCCCCAGGGCTCCTCCTTGGCCTCTCCTATCCATGCAGCAGCTGTGACAGGGACAAGGCGACGTCTGCTGCGC CTGATTGGCTCCAACTCAGATCTAATAGACCAGGAGGACCAGCTGGGGAGAAGCCCTCTGATGTACAGCGTGCTGGGTGATCGCAGAGCATGTGCGGAGGCTTTGCTGCGCTGTGGGGCCCAGGTGAATCGCTCCGATAGAAGCGGACGCACGGCACTCCATCTGGCCGCACAGACGGGCAATCACCGCCTCTTGAAGCTTCTCCTGTCCCGCAGAGCGGACTGCACCCATCGTGATCTGCGCGACATCACCGCACTGCACCTGTCCACCCGTCACAAGGACACCCATTGCCTGGCTCTGCTCCTGAAGCACACCCCACCGGGGCAGGTGGATGCTCAAGATCAGAGGAAGCAAACCGCACTGCACTGGAGCGCCTATTACAATCGTCCCCGGCATGTCAGGCTGCTGGTTCGGCACGGCTCCAATATCGGCATTCCCGACTTGGAAGGGAAAATTCCTCTGCACTGGGCAGCTGGACATAAAGACCCGGAAGCCGCACTCACAGTTCGCTGTTTGCTGGAAGCGGCCCCAACTGAGTCTTTACTGAACTGGCAGGATTACGAAGGGCGCACGCCTCTGCACCTGGCTGTGGGAGATGGGAACCAAGAAGTGGTACGGCTTCTGACTTCCTATCGGGGCTGTAATGTAACGCCGTACGACAATCTGTTTCGTACCCCTTTGCATTGGGCAGCGTTATTGGGTCATACGCCCATCGCAAATCTGCTTCTGGAAAGAAATCGCTCTCCCAACATCCCTTCAGACAGTCAGGgagccacccccctccattatgcTGCTCAGGGAAACTGCCCGGACACCGTCCGGGTTCTGCTGGCCCACCCCTCTGTAAAAGATGAGGCTGACTTAGAGGGAAGGACTGCATTTATGTGGGCAGCAGGGAAAGGGAGCGACGAAACCATAAAAGTTATGCTTGAGCTAGACTCTGAGTTAGAGATCAACAGAACGGACAAATACGGTGGTACAGCACTCCACGCAGCGTCCCTTTCTGGCCACATCAGCACCATACGAATATTGCTGCAAAATGGTGCCCAAGTGGATGCTGCAGATGTAATGAAGCACACCCCACTTTTCAGGGCTTGTGAAATGGGGCACCGAGAAGTAATTTATACACTAATTAAAGGGGGGGCAAAAGTTCATCTTGTGGACAAAGATGGCCGTTCCCCCCTTCACTGGGCAGCATTAGGTGGCAATGCCAACGTATGTCAAATACTTATAGAAAATAACATCAACCCCAATGCCCAGGACTATGAAGGTAGGACGCCTTTGCAGTGTGCAGCCTATGGAGGTTACATCGGATGCATGGAGGTATTAATGGAGAACAAAGCGGATCCAAATATCCAGGATAAAAATGGGCGCACAGCTTTGCATTGGTCATGCAACAACGGGTACCTAGATGCAGTAAAACTTCTACTACACTATAATGCCTTTCCTAATCAAATGGAAAGCATTGAAGAGCGGTACACACCTCTGGACTATGCGCTGCTTGGTGGGCATCAGGAGGTTATACAGTTTATGCTGGAACATGGTGCCCTCTCTATTGCTGCAATCCAAGACATCGCAGCCTCCAAAATTCAGGctgtgtacaagggacacaaaGTACGAAGGGCCTTTAGAGATAGGAAGAACTTGTTGATGAAGCATGAGCAGCTGAGGAAAGATGCAGCTGCCAAAAAGCGAGAGGGCGTAAGCCAAAGGAAAATCAAAGTAACCAGCCTAGCCAAGGTGGGCAGGATGAGGACAAACAGACCAACTCTATTGAGAGATTCACGGACAGAGGGAGCAGCATGAA TACAACAGAAAAGTACTACAGAGGAAAAAAGACTGGAAGGTGCAGGTAGGACAAAGATAAAAGAGCGCCAAAGCAGGGCCGGCCATGCATCTCCAAGACAAGGAGAAGTGTGTGATCCAAGCAGAGCACCTAGTAGGATATCTCATGCAATGTCCTGTCCAACAGAACTGTCTGTAAAGGAGTATGATGAGGAAGGTCAAAATAACAAATGTAAAAGAAGCTCCAGACATAGAAAGGAACATTGTAGCTCTCCAGTCCATGAGGAAAGGTGCCAAAGCCAGAAAGACTATCATAGAATATCTCCCAAGGAGATTAAAGAAGGCTCCCAGTTGTCTTTAAAAGCTGAATGTAACACTAGACCATGTGTAATGGAAAAGGACTGTGCAGAAAAGGTCACCAGCAAAGAGCTGATTGTGGAAAAGCCACTGAAAGGatctaaaatacataaaaaaaagaaagccgaTACGGACATGGTTACCCAGATAATGGCGTCCTGCAGTATTACAGAACCTCACTCGCCCAGGATAAGCAAAGAACCTGACGGTATAGTAATCCAGGTGACAAGTAATGGAGACAATTCTTCGAAGAACAAAGAAATCTCTGGAAGACGGCATTCAGAAAGAAAAAGTAGCTCAGCCAGAGCAGGACAGCAAATTGCCTCTGGAGGACAGACTACATGTGATGAAGAGAGACCATCAAGAAAGACGAGACAAAGAACATCGAGTTCACGTTCCAGACATAGCAAACAAGCAGATCTAGAGAGGAAAGGTGTAAACTTCTCCCCAACAAGCCTTATTAATGCCAGCAGGATGCCAGCAATTCCAAGAGACAGTTTAAGAGCAGGTCTCAGCCTTGCTCAGTGGCAGCAGCTAGACATTGAACTGATTCCCTTAGAGGCGAGACTACAGTTAGTAGAAAGAGAGAAAGCCAGAAAACAACTTTTCCAACGCAAGAACCAAGCGGCAGTCCTTATTCAGAGGGCCTGGAGAAAGCACAGGAGCAAAAAGACGGGATGGACTGTTTACTCAGCGCGTGTTCTCTGA